The candidate division TA06 bacterium genome has a window encoding:
- a CDS encoding ArsR family transcriptional regulator, with protein sequence MEDMVRAFSALGNRRRFKIVVSLLESGGITVGEISRWHRIHQTAASRHLRKLEIAGLVRGEQRGPHVYYSAEVDSSSLAIRSILGIIKRSPKRRVK encoded by the coding sequence ATGGAGGATATGGTAAGGGCTTTCAGTGCCTTAGGCAACAGAAGGCGTTTCAAGATTGTCGTTTCACTATTGGAGTCGGGCGGAATCACGGTGGGTGAGATCAGCCGCTGGCACCGGATTCACCAAACGGCCGCGTCGCGGCATCTCAGAAAACTGGAAATTGCGGGGCTGGTGCGTGGCGAACAACGAGGACCGCATGTATACTACTCAGCGGAGGTGGATAGCTCTTCGTTGGCTATACGAAGCATTCTGGGAATCATCAAGAGATCCCCCAAACGCCGCGTGAAATAA
- a CDS encoding DUF4242 domain-containing protein, producing MAKFLVVHPVGKELTVGSATPMGKAVKAGLTRDAYWLRSWYAREEGKLYCEWDAKDAESVRQVIKKAAPDMPVEAVYKMEMMVQSEDFR from the coding sequence ATGGCCAAGTTTTTGGTTGTGCATCCGGTAGGCAAGGAGCTTACCGTGGGAAGCGCCACACCTATGGGCAAGGCCGTGAAAGCAGGTCTCACACGCGACGCGTATTGGCTGAGGAGTTGGTATGCGCGCGAGGAAGGCAAACTGTACTGTGAATGGGATGCGAAAGATGCTGAATCTGTACGTCAAGTTATCAAGAAAGCAGCGCCTGATATGCCCGTAGAAGCAGTTTACAAGATGGAGATGATGGTTCAGTCGGAGGACTTCAGATAA